In Lacinutrix sp. Bg11-31, the DNA window TTGGTTTTTTTGTTTTTAAATTTAGTGTACATTAAAACGGTAAACTCGATTTTACTTTTTGTATTTTTAAGGACAAATACCTAGTTAATGGCCAAGAAAAAGAAAATTTCTGCTTCAGATATAGTTACATTCTACATGGATTATGTGGTAGAACATTATAGTAAACCAGAATCGGTTTCAGATTTTGCCAAAGCACATCATTTTGATGACGAATTATTCTACACACATTTTACTTCATTTAAAGATTTAGAAAAGGATATTTATTTACTGCTTTTCGATAATTCGGTAGCTATTTTAAAGCAAACTCCAGAATATACATCATTTACTAAAAAAGACAAACTACTAAGTTTGTATTATACCTTTTTCGAGAATCTGTCCTTAAATCAAGAATTTATAAAGTTGAATTTAAAAGGCTTTGAAAATCAGCTAAAAGCACTTTCAGTATTTTCAAGATTTAAACGTAGCTTTTCTGCGTTTATTAGTGAATTAGATTTAGAAACTATAAGTTTAAATGTAGATGCCATTGAAAATATTCAGAAAAAAACAATAAGAGAATCATCTTGGGTTCAGTTGTTATTCACCATGAAATTTTGGCTAGATGATACTTCTGATGAATTTGAAAAAACAGATATATTTATAGAAAAATCAATAAATACTAGTTTCGAATTGATAAATACCAAGTCTTTTAATAATATAATAGATTTGGCGAAGTTTTTATATAAAGAAAAAGTGAAATAGGCTAAATATGAAAACACTAAAAAGTATACCAATTTCTAAAATTCAGCGTGCATCTAAACTCGTGCAAACTGGAGCAAAAGTTGGCGTAAATTATCTTAAGTATTATGGTGACAAAATGGTTAATTCGGAAGAAGAAGCCAAAGAGCGTTTAGACGAATCTAACGCTACAGATATTTACGATAGTTTAAAAGACTTAAAAGGATCTGCCTTAAAATTAGCGCAAATGCTAAGCATGGAGAAAAACATTTTACCACAAGCTTATGTAGAAAAATTTTCTTTATCTCAATTTTCTGTACCACCATTATCTGCTCCTTTGGTAATGAAAACCTTTAAGAAATCGTTTGGTAAATTTCCAAATGAAATTTTTGACACCTTCAATCCAGAGGCAATAAATGCAGCAAGTATTGGACAAGTACACAAAGCAGAAAAAGATGGAAAAATGTTAGCTGTAAAAATTCAATATCCTGGAGTTGCAGATAGTATTTTGTCCGATTTGGCAATGGTAAAGCCAATAGCTATGAAAATGTTCAACATAAAAGGCGAACATTCCGAAGTCTATTTTAAAGAAGTAGAAGGGAAGCTACTAGAAGAAACAAACTATTTGTTAGAGATAGAACAAAGTAAAGAAGTAGTTGCAGCGTGTTCAAGTATTCCTAATTTAGAGTTTCCAAGATATTATCAACAGTATTCTTCACAACAAATTATAACTATGGATTGGATGGAAGGGATTCATCTTTCCGAGTTTGCAAAAATAAATACCAATCAAGAGCTTGCAAACCAATTAGGACAAGCTTTATGGGATTTTTATTTATATCAAATGCATGTTCTTAAAAAGGTACATGCAGATCCACATCCTGGAAATTTTTTAATTTCTGAAGAAGGAAAACTAATAGCTATCGATTTTGGTTGCATGAAAATAATTCCAGAAGATTTTTACGTACCTTATTTCGAGTTGTTTAATAAAGAAATTCTTGATGATCCTAAATTATTTCACAATCAATTATTAAAATTAGAAATTTTAAGAAAAGACGATTCATCTGAAGAAATTAAGTTTTTTACCAACATGTTTCATGATGTGTTAAGTTTTTTCACACAACCATTTCGCGAGGAAACTTTCGATTTTTCTAATTCAGAATTTTTTGAAAAAATTGCAGCAATTGGTGAGCGCTATTTTAAAAGTACAAGATCTAATAAAATGAATGCTAATAGAGGCTCTAAACATTTTATCTATTTAAATAGAACCTTTTTTGGATTGTTTAATTTAATGTTCGATTTACAATCAAAAAATATAAAAATCAATAATTATAAAACACTGTAAAACCTAAGTTTACAAATTTTCTTTGGTGTGTGAAATTAAAATGCTATGCGTGCATAGTATTTTGTGTAAATAATGTATCTTGTGAAAAAACGACTTTGATTAGTGGTTTGTTTTAATAAAAGCATTAATTTTTCACTTTAGATTTAAAGAATTGACAAGTTTTTAAAATAAGAGTATAAAATACAAGTAATTAATAATGGCGAAAAAAATTGATTTAAAGGATATTGTGCAAGACGCATTCGATTCTTCAATACAGCAGATTTCAGGTTCTGATGCAGCTTTTTTATATGCAGAATCACCTACAAGTCCTATGCATGTGGCAACCTTAAACATTGTAGAAGGTTCTTTAAAGTTCGAAGATTTTAAAGATATTGTTGCTTCAAAATTACATTTAATTCCAAAATTTAGACAACGATTACTAAATGTACCAATGAATTTAGATTATCCTTATTGGGTAGACGATCCTAATTTTGATATAGACTTGCATTTAAATCGTATTAAATTACCAGATCCTTCAAACTGGAAAACCTTAAGAGATTTAACCTCTACATTATTTTCTGCACCTTTAGATTTGCGAAGACCATTGTGGTCTGTCCATTTTATTGAAGGCATAGACGAAATTGCACAAGTACCAAAAGGCTCTGTTGCCATAATAACAAAAATACATCATGTAATGATTGATGGTACTTCTGGCGTTGGTTTACTTGGCGTTTTATATGATAGTGATGAAAACGGCAAGCAGAAAAAACGTTCTAAACCAAAAGCATATAACCCTGAACCTTTACCAGACGAACTTAGTTTATTGTTAAAAAGTGGGTACGCGTTTTTTAAAAACCCGTTTAAAGTTCCAAAAACAGTTGCAGAGACTGCTTACAGTTTTATTAAAAGTAGAGCTGCTAAAAAACTAAGTATTCAAAAGGAATTTAGTGCTACAAAATTTCCAGTTCCAATTACCATTTTTAATGGTTCTATTTCGGCAAAAAGAACTTGGGGAACAGCCATTCTATCTTTCGATCGTATTAATGCACTTCGAAAAACAATGGGAGGAAGTATTAACGATGTTATTTTAGCCATCTGTGCAGGAGCTATGCGTCGTTATTTAATAGAAAAAGAAAAGTTACCATTACATCCTTTGGTTGCAAATGTTCCAATTTCTATTCGCACAGAAAACAGCACAAAAATGAATAATCAAATTGCTAACATGATGATTCAGTTGGCAACACATATCGAAGATCCATTAGAGCGTTTAGAATATATTCAAGAACAAACCATGTTAGGGAAATCTAGACACAATACTATGGGAGCAAAAACCTTAGCTAAAATGGCAGATGTTGTGCCTTTTGGTTTGGCAAATTTAGCTGCTGGATTATATAGTAAATACAATATTAAAGATCTACACAGACCACCTTTTAACGTCACGATTACCAATGTTCCAGGACCAAGAGGTTTATTGTACTTAAATGGGCATAAAGTGGTTTCTATTTTTGGTTTAACACCTGTTGTAGATGGTTTTGGGCTAATAATAGCAGCATTTAGTTATAATGGTCAAGTGAGTATTACCACAACTTCAGACTCTAAAACAATGCCAGATGCAGATGTGTTTTCTAGATATATTAGAGAATCTGCAAACGAGTTAGAAGAGCACATTACAAACCTTGGTAAAGGTAAATCGACAAGTAAAACAAAACAAGTTAAAAGTAAAAGTGCACCTTTCTTTACAGCTTTAAAAAAGTACTTAAAAGAGAACCCTAAATTTGTTAAAGCTTATAAAGGTTTATACCAAATACAATTAGATTTAGGAGATAGAACAGACGGTTGGGAATTAAACCTTACAAAACCAGTAGCGGTTATTAAGAAAAAGAAAAATTTAGCTCCTAAAGTTTTAATTGAAATTGAAGATGAAAATTTATTTGCTTTATACAAAGGCAAGTTGCTTTTAGAGGAATTAAAAATACAAGGAAGAATAAAAATAACAGGAACTGCAGCAAGTAAAACAAAATTTATGAAATTACTTACTGCCTTTTTAGAAAGATAATTAATGCACTATAATACACATATATTAAAATCTACAGATGGAGAATCCATTTGTTATTATAAATGGGAAGCCAGCCCAAAAGTGGCTTTTAAAGGCTTGGTGCAAATTGCACATGGTTTAGGAGAGCATGCTGGCAGATATGATGATATGGCACATCTTTTACAAGAAGAAGGCTATTCTGTTTATGCAAACGACCATCGAGCGCATGGTAAAACTGCCGAAATGAAACGCTTATTTGGGTTTTATGATGGCAAGGAATATTTTGACGACTGTATAGAAGATATGTATGTATTGTCTAACCTAATGAAAGCTGAAAACCCTAAAACTAAATTCATTTTATTTGGACATAGTATGGGATCGCTTTTTAGTAGAAAATATGTGCTTAAATATGGAAACGAATTAGATGCTTTAATCTTATCTGGAACCGCCAGTTTTATAAAAGGATTAGGGAATATAGGGCTTGTAACAGCAACAACAGTTACAGCTTTTCGCGGAAGAGCAAGAGGAAACGAATTCTTAAAATCTTTCTTTTTTGGAGAATTTAATAAGAAATTTAAACCCAATAGAACAAAGTTTGATTGGATTAGTAGTGATGAAAAACAAGTCGATCTTTATGCTAAAGATCCGTATCGTATAGAAGATTTTTCACTTGGAGTGTTTTTAGATATTATCAAAAATTCTAAAACGTTAAATAAGTCGAAAGCATTTATAGCAACACCAAAAGAGTTGCCTGTCCTAATGTTTTCAGGAGATAAAGATCCCGTTGGCGAAATGGGAAAAGGCGTAAAACGTGTGGCAAAGCAATACGAAAAAAGAGGTCTAAATGATTTTACATTTAATTTATATGAAGGCGGAAGACACGAGATGTTAAACGAAATCAATGCCGAAGAAGTTAAAAAAGAAGTTATAAGTTGGCTAAATACACGTATTTAAGATTAAAAAATAAGAATGGAAGAAACCCAAATTATATATCGAATTTTTACACGCTTAACAGTTGCTCTAGGAACACTTAATGGTTTAACCATGAGTGAAGCTAAAAAGTTGACAAAGCTTCAGTTTAAACAACATCCTTTGGAGAAAGAAGCCAAAGCGTTAATTAAGAAAATAGATAAAGACGAACATAATATCATCGAACAATTACTTGATGAAACTATTTTGGTTTGTGACGAGTTAGGTCCAAATAGAGATTACATCACATTGGTAAAAATCTTAGAAAATGTAGGTAGCTCAATTTCCGAAGGCCATGATCAAGATGAATATAAATACACCAATTCAATAATAGAAAGATTTCAAAAAGAAATAGCAGTAGTTAATAAAAAAATACCTTCTCCACCATTGTTTAATATGGTTATGGAAAGTCGCTCACTATTAGAATGGTCGTCTATTTATTGTTTGTATCCATTTATACCAAAACGCATAGATGGTAAAGGAAAACCAGTATTGTTAATTCCTCCTTATTTAGGAGATGATTCTTCTACAACATTTGTTAGAAAATATTTAAAATCTTTAGGTTTTACAACGTATAAATGGGAGTTAGGGTTTAATATGGTTAAGTCGCACTACATACCAAGATTAGAAGAGAAATTAGCAGACATTTATCAAGAGCATCAAGAGAAAGTAAGTATTGTTGGTTGGAGTGGTGGTGGCATTTTTGCAAAAATAATGGCAAATAGACATCCAGATCAAGTAGAGCAAATTTTAACCATTGGCTCACCAATTTGGGGAGTTATGGATATGAAAACACCAGTATATGGCTTGATGGAATTTTTTAGAGGAAAATCTTTAAAAGAAAGAAACGAGAGGTTTTTAGCAGAGTTAGAACCAATACCAACAATTCCGGTAACTTGTATTTATACAAAAACCGATGGTTTGGTACCTTGGAAACATTGCATGGAAGCAGAAACCTATAGAGAGAATATAAAAAACATTGAAGTTTTTGGAAGCCATTCTGGAATGGGAGCAAATGTGAGTGTACTATTGGTTACAGCCAATATGCTAAGTGCTAATTTGCAAGGCAAAAAAATAAGAGATGTTGGTTCAAATATTGAACGGTTTTTATATCCTAATTTTTGGAATAAAGCACGAAAAGCATTTCAAACTAAAAAATCAATTGTAGACTGCTTTAAATAATAAGTTATGGATCATATTATTGAACATCATAAATTTCAAGAAGTTTTAAAACAAATTGCAAAGGAGCAAGATTTAGACCTTGAAGAAGTAAAAAAGCAAGGCGCCAAGTGTATTAAGGAACTATACGCACAGCAGCATCCTATGGCAAAATTAATGTCGGTAAAAGGCTTTGATTATATATTGTCTAGAGCTTATAACGATAAAATTGATGTCGATCCAAAAGGCATAAAAAAATTGATGAAACTCATGCAGAGAAATTCTGTAGCTTTCATCATGACACACAAAACATATTTAGACACTTTAGTTCTAATATCTACATTAGCAAGATATGGTATGCCAATTCCATATTCTTTTGGAGGTAGTAATTTGGCATTTCCAGGCTTAAAACAACTAGGCAATAACGCAGGACTTATTTTTATTCGCCGCAGTTTTAAGGACGATTTAATTTACAAAGCAGCTTTACGCCATTACATATCTACAATTATAGATAAAGGAGATCATTTAACTTGGAATATTGAAGGTACACGTTCTAGAACAGGTAAAATTATTTACCCTAAAATGGGAATATTAAAGTATATTAAAGAAGGAGAATTGCAAAGTTCAAGAGCTATAAAATATGTGCCAGTTTCTATTGTTTACGATTTAATTCCTGATGTTAAAGAAATGACAGAAGAAGGAAAAGGACAAGATAAGAAGTCTGAGAACGTAAAAGAAGCAGTTAATTACATAAAAAAATTAGGTAACGATTATGGTCGTGCAGCTATTCGTTTTGGAGAACCAGTTGAGATAGAAGAACACCAGCAAGCTATTATTCCAGATATGGAAGAAGATAGTTATGCAGACAAAAACACCTTACCACGTTTTGCTTTTGAGTTAATTCACAAAGCCAATGCAATTACACCAGTAACAACAGTTTCGTTGGTATGCCATACGCTATTAAATGATTTTGCTTTAACTAAAAGAGAAATCGAATTTAAGGTTAATAGATTAATGGCATATATTGGCCAAAAGAAGGAAGATGTACTTATAGATCGTGGTAATAAGATTGGAGTTACAATTCAAAAAGCTTTAAATTTATTACAAGGTGCAAGAATAATCCAAAAGAGTAGAGCAGGACAAAAGGCGCAATATAGTTTGGTTTCAACCGAATATTTACCAGCAACTTATTATGCAAATATGGCATCTGGCCATTTATACCACCAAGCTTTTATAGAAATGGCTTTGGTGAAAATTAAAGATGACACTTCAGCAAATAGAATCACCCATTTTTGGGAAGAAATCATGAAACTTCGTAACTTATTTAAGTTTGAATTTTTCTACACTAATAAACCAAAATTTAGCAGTGAAATTGAAGCTGAATTATTACGATTTGATAAAAACTGGAGAAGGATTTTAGCAAATCCAAAAGGAGATATTTCTGGGTTATTAAAAAAGCAAGATTTATTCGTTTCTCGAGCCATTTTGTTATCGTATTTAGAAGCAGATAAAATAGTTTGTCACACACTAAATAGTTGGGATACAGATGATGAGTTTAAAGATAACGACTTCATCGATTTAGCAATGTTTAAAGGGAAAGAGTTGCATTGGCAATCAAATATAACACGATTGGATAGTGTCTCTAAACCTTTTTTAATAAATGCACTTCGTTTTGCTAAAAATGCTAATTTAATCCCAGTAGAAAGAGTCATAAACTATGATGGTTTAGTGGATTGGAAAAATCAATTAGAAGATTTATCGGAAAGATTATTCTATTTAAAACAAATAGAAACTGTTCTAGATGAAAAAGGATTGAACGCGCAAGCTTCAGAGCAAGGTGTTGTTCCAGATTCTGGTAATGACGAAGTTAACCAAGAAACGATTATAGAAGAAGGTCCACATATCACGGCATTCTTCGATATGGATAAAACGTTAATCAATGATTTTTCAGCTAAGAAATTCATGTCCACACGTTTGTTTAGCGGAAAAACAACAGCCAAAGAATATTTAACACAATTTGTAACAGCTTTAGCTTTTGCAGCTGGAAATAGAGATTTTGAAGTACTTACTAAAATGGCAGCGCTTGGTGTAAAGGGTATTGCTGAATCTGCATTTATAGAATTAGGAGAACAAGTTTTTATTGATTATTTAGAAGAAACTATTTACCAAGAGTCTCGCGAATTAATAGCAAAACATATAGCAAAAGGGCATAAGGTTGTTATTATTTCGGCAGCAACGACATATCAAATTGAACCTATCGCAAAAGCATTAGGTATTAAAGATATTTATGCTACCGAAATGGAATTACGTAATGGTAAGTTTACTGGTCGTGTTTCCGAAATGTGTTGGGGAGAAGGTAAAGCTAGAGCAGCTAGGAAATTTGCAAAAAAGAATAATACAGACTTATCAAAAAGTTATTTTTATACAGATAGTATTGAAGATTATCCACTATTAAAAATTGTTGGAAATCCAGTAGCTACTAATCCAGATCAGAAATTATCGCAAGTAGCATTCGAAAACAATTGGCCAATTTTAAGGTTTGAAGAACCCGTAGGAAAACCAGTAGTTAATGGTTTTAGAACAGCATTAGCAGCAGCCAGTATTTATCCTTCAGCTCTTAAAGGAATAATAAAAGGAGCAATAACGCTATCTAGGCAAGAGGCTGCAAATACTACTTTTTCAAGTATTGGAGATTTAGGTTCTAAAATGGCAGGTTTAGAAATTGCAGTAAAAGGAAAGCATAATTTAGAAGAAATACGTCCAGCGGTTTTTTGTTTTAATCATCAAAGCGCAGCAGATTTCTTTATAGTTATGAAACTAATAAGACACGATTTTACAGGTATTGCAAAAAAGGAATTAGAGCGTACACCTGTAGGCCCAATTTTTAAAGCTTTAGGAGCTATTTATGTAGACAGAGCGAATAAAGAAAAAGCTATTGAAGCCATGCAACCAGCAGTAGAAGCATTAAAAAGTGGTATTTCTGTTGCAATAGCACCAGAAGGAACGCGAAGCGGAAGTAAAACCTTAGGTACTTTTAAAAAGGGAGCATTTCATTTAGCTATGCAAGCAGGAGTTCCAATTATTCCTATTGTAATTAAAAACGCCTACATGGCAATGCCTAAAGGAACGAGTATGTTTAAGCCAACTCATATTGAAGTCGTGGTTTTAGAACCTGTAGATACATCACTTTGGAAATTAAAAAACATCAATAAACATATTGAAGACGTTAGAAATTTATATCTTAATGAATTAGAAAATTAATTACATGAAACTAACCGTTGGAATTTTAGGAGGTGGATCTTGGGGAACTACAGTAGCATCATTAACTGCAAAAAATAATGAGACTATTTTATGGGCTAGAAATGAAAAATCTGTTCAAGAAATAAATGAAGAGCATACAAACTCTAAATATTTACCAGGAGCCAAATTACATAAAAATCTAAAAGCATCAAGTTCTATTGAGGATACAGTTAAGAACGCAGATGTGATTGTTATGGGAATTCCATCCCAACATTTTAGAGAAGTATTACGAGCTGCAAAACCGTTTATTAGACCTTGGGTTCCAATAGTAAGTTTGTCTAAAGGCTTAGAGTTAACAACCAAAATGCGCATGACGCAGATTATTGAAGAAGAACTTCCTGGTCATCCAGCAGGCGTTTTAACAGGTCCTAATTTAGCGAAGGAAATACATTCTGGTCAAGCTGCAGCAGCAGTAATAGCTATGGTAGATAAAACCATTGCTAAACAATTACAACAAGTATTTAGCACTGGATTATTTAGAGTGTATACCAATAACGATGTTATAGGTTGTGAACTTGGAGGTGCATTAAAAAATATTATGGCAATTGCGACAGGAATGGGAGATGGTGCAAACGCAGGAGATAACACAAGAGCAGCTTTAATTACAAGAGGCCTATCTGAATTAACAAGATTAGGTACTGCAATGGGAGGAAAACGTAGAACGTTTTCTGGACTTGCAGGAATGGGAGATTTAGTAGCCACTTGCTCAAGTTCTAAAAGTAGAAATCACCATGTAGGTTTTCAAATAGGACGTGGAAAAAGTTTAGAGCAGATTATTGAAGAAATGAATGAAGTGGCCGAAGGTGTAAAAACGGCTAAAGTAGTAATGGAATTAGCCAAAGATTATAAGGTAGATATGCCAATTTCTAGAGAAGTATATAAAGTGCTTTACGAAGGTAATACTGTTCATGATGCTTTTAGAGGCTTAATTAAATTGGAGAGTGGATCTGAGAAAGAGCCAGGATAAATTTATAATCATTGGTTTTTACACAACTTAATTTAGATAGTTTTTTTATGTTTTTTTTTCTTCAGCTTTCAGCTCAAAAAAAATAGAAATTGTTTTCCTAAAAAAGAAGATTGAATTGGTTTAAAGAATATTATTTCTTTAAAATACAACTAAGTCATCCAGGAATTGCTAATTTTTTTAACGAAATAGGCTATATGCTGAAACTAAGATTATTCTCAAACTTATGTAATTATGACAGAAAATAAACCAACTTTAGTGATTTTAGCAGCAGGAATGGGAAGCAGATATGGTGGCTTAAAACAAATGGATACATTTACTCCTGAAGGCGATACTATTATAGATTTTTCTTTATTTGATGCAATACAAGCTGGCTTTGGTAAAATAGTTTTTGTTATTAGAAAAACTCTAGAGAAAGAGTTTAAAACCATTTTTAATAAGAAACTATCAGGGAAATTAGAAGTAGAGTATGTGTTTCAAGAGTTAGAAAATGTTCCAGAAAAATATATAAACTTAGAGAGAGTAAAACCTTGGGGAACAGGACACGCTTTGTTAATGCTTAAAGGTGTTATTAAAGAGAATTTTGCTGTAATTAATGCAGACGATTTTTATGGTAGACAAGCTTTTAATGCTATAGCAGAAAAATTAAAACATACAAAAAAAGATAGCTACGATTTTTGTATGGTAGCATACGCTTTAAAAAATACGGTTTCAAATAATGGCTATGTTTCGCGAGGAGAATGTACAGTTAATACTAAAGACTTTCTTATAGATGTAACCGAACGTGTTAGAATAGAACGAATTGATGGAGCATTAAAAAGAGAAGACGGAAAAGGAGGAATGATTTCTATTGATGAAAACACTACTGTTTCTATGAATATTTGGGGATTTACACCTAAGTGTTTTGAGTTTATCGATAAATTATTTTTAGAATTCTTGGAAGAGAATAAAAATAGTAACAAGGCAGAGTTCTATTTACCAGCTATTGTTAATAATATGATAACAACAGAAGTGGCTTCGGTTAAAGTATTAGAATCAGACTCAAAATGGTTTGGAGTTACCTATATTGATGATAAATATAAGGTTGAAAAAGAGATTAATAAATTAAAAGAAAATGGAGTGTATCCTTCAAAAATGTGGAACTAATTATGGAAGCGAATCTTTTAAAAACCATTTTTAATGCTTTTGATCATAAATCTAATTTTGTTAGTCATTCCGAATTAAATTCAGGTCATATTAACGATACTTTTTTAATAAACACAGATTTTGGTAACAGGTACGTTTTACAAAGAATAAATCATCATGTTTTTATAGACGTTGAAGGTTTAATAAATAATAAAGTCCTAATAAGTAACCATATAAAAAGTAAGTTTCCAAATTTTTCAGAACAAGAACTAAGTAGCAAAATTTTGCTCTTTGTTAAAGCACAAAATACAAAATTCTACTATCATAAGGAAAATGAGAATTATTGGAATTTAATGGTTTTTATTGATGATAGTATTACATATGAAGTTGTTGAAGATGAAGAAATAGCTTATGAAGGAGGTAAGCTTTTAGGAACATTTTTAAACCTAACTTCAGATTTTGATAGTAGTCAATTAATAGACGTTATTCCTGATTTTCATGATATGTCTTTCCGCTACAAGCAATACGTTTCTTCATTAACAAATGCCTCAAAAGAGCGATTAAAAAAGACGACAAAATATATAAGTGTTGTAGATGAATTAAAAGTAGAGATGCATATTCTTCAGGAGCTAAAAGAAGCTGGTAAAATTCCTATAAGAGTAACTCATAACGATACAAAAATATCTAACGCTCTTTTTGATCAATATAAAAAAGGTATTTGCATGATTGATACAGATACTGTAATGCCTGGAAT includes these proteins:
- a CDS encoding TetR family transcriptional regulator C-terminal domain-containing protein, whose amino-acid sequence is MAKKKKISASDIVTFYMDYVVEHYSKPESVSDFAKAHHFDDELFYTHFTSFKDLEKDIYLLLFDNSVAILKQTPEYTSFTKKDKLLSLYYTFFENLSLNQEFIKLNLKGFENQLKALSVFSRFKRSFSAFISELDLETISLNVDAIENIQKKTIRESSWVQLLFTMKFWLDDTSDEFEKTDIFIEKSINTSFELINTKSFNNIIDLAKFLYKEKVK
- a CDS encoding AarF/ABC1/UbiB kinase family protein, whose translation is MKTLKSIPISKIQRASKLVQTGAKVGVNYLKYYGDKMVNSEEEAKERLDESNATDIYDSLKDLKGSALKLAQMLSMEKNILPQAYVEKFSLSQFSVPPLSAPLVMKTFKKSFGKFPNEIFDTFNPEAINAASIGQVHKAEKDGKMLAVKIQYPGVADSILSDLAMVKPIAMKMFNIKGEHSEVYFKEVEGKLLEETNYLLEIEQSKEVVAACSSIPNLEFPRYYQQYSSQQIITMDWMEGIHLSEFAKINTNQELANQLGQALWDFYLYQMHVLKKVHADPHPGNFLISEEGKLIAIDFGCMKIIPEDFYVPYFELFNKEILDDPKLFHNQLLKLEILRKDDSSEEIKFFTNMFHDVLSFFTQPFREETFDFSNSEFFEKIAAIGERYFKSTRSNKMNANRGSKHFIYLNRTFFGLFNLMFDLQSKNIKINNYKTL
- a CDS encoding wax ester/triacylglycerol synthase family O-acyltransferase yields the protein MAKKIDLKDIVQDAFDSSIQQISGSDAAFLYAESPTSPMHVATLNIVEGSLKFEDFKDIVASKLHLIPKFRQRLLNVPMNLDYPYWVDDPNFDIDLHLNRIKLPDPSNWKTLRDLTSTLFSAPLDLRRPLWSVHFIEGIDEIAQVPKGSVAIITKIHHVMIDGTSGVGLLGVLYDSDENGKQKKRSKPKAYNPEPLPDELSLLLKSGYAFFKNPFKVPKTVAETAYSFIKSRAAKKLSIQKEFSATKFPVPITIFNGSISAKRTWGTAILSFDRINALRKTMGGSINDVILAICAGAMRRYLIEKEKLPLHPLVANVPISIRTENSTKMNNQIANMMIQLATHIEDPLERLEYIQEQTMLGKSRHNTMGAKTLAKMADVVPFGLANLAAGLYSKYNIKDLHRPPFNVTITNVPGPRGLLYLNGHKVVSIFGLTPVVDGFGLIIAAFSYNGQVSITTTSDSKTMPDADVFSRYIRESANELEEHITNLGKGKSTSKTKQVKSKSAPFFTALKKYLKENPKFVKAYKGLYQIQLDLGDRTDGWELNLTKPVAVIKKKKNLAPKVLIEIEDENLFALYKGKLLLEELKIQGRIKITGTAASKTKFMKLLTAFLER
- a CDS encoding alpha/beta hydrolase — protein: MHYNTHILKSTDGESICYYKWEASPKVAFKGLVQIAHGLGEHAGRYDDMAHLLQEEGYSVYANDHRAHGKTAEMKRLFGFYDGKEYFDDCIEDMYVLSNLMKAENPKTKFILFGHSMGSLFSRKYVLKYGNELDALILSGTASFIKGLGNIGLVTATTVTAFRGRARGNEFLKSFFFGEFNKKFKPNRTKFDWISSDEKQVDLYAKDPYRIEDFSLGVFLDIIKNSKTLNKSKAFIATPKELPVLMFSGDKDPVGEMGKGVKRVAKQYEKRGLNDFTFNLYEGGRHEMLNEINAEEVKKEVISWLNTRI
- a CDS encoding alpha/beta fold hydrolase, yielding MEETQIIYRIFTRLTVALGTLNGLTMSEAKKLTKLQFKQHPLEKEAKALIKKIDKDEHNIIEQLLDETILVCDELGPNRDYITLVKILENVGSSISEGHDQDEYKYTNSIIERFQKEIAVVNKKIPSPPLFNMVMESRSLLEWSSIYCLYPFIPKRIDGKGKPVLLIPPYLGDDSSTTFVRKYLKSLGFTTYKWELGFNMVKSHYIPRLEEKLADIYQEHQEKVSIVGWSGGGIFAKIMANRHPDQVEQILTIGSPIWGVMDMKTPVYGLMEFFRGKSLKERNERFLAELEPIPTIPVTCIYTKTDGLVPWKHCMEAETYRENIKNIEVFGSHSGMGANVSVLLVTANMLSANLQGKKIRDVGSNIERFLYPNFWNKARKAFQTKKSIVDCFK
- a CDS encoding HAD-IB family hydrolase; the protein is MDHIIEHHKFQEVLKQIAKEQDLDLEEVKKQGAKCIKELYAQQHPMAKLMSVKGFDYILSRAYNDKIDVDPKGIKKLMKLMQRNSVAFIMTHKTYLDTLVLISTLARYGMPIPYSFGGSNLAFPGLKQLGNNAGLIFIRRSFKDDLIYKAALRHYISTIIDKGDHLTWNIEGTRSRTGKIIYPKMGILKYIKEGELQSSRAIKYVPVSIVYDLIPDVKEMTEEGKGQDKKSENVKEAVNYIKKLGNDYGRAAIRFGEPVEIEEHQQAIIPDMEEDSYADKNTLPRFAFELIHKANAITPVTTVSLVCHTLLNDFALTKREIEFKVNRLMAYIGQKKEDVLIDRGNKIGVTIQKALNLLQGARIIQKSRAGQKAQYSLVSTEYLPATYYANMASGHLYHQAFIEMALVKIKDDTSANRITHFWEEIMKLRNLFKFEFFYTNKPKFSSEIEAELLRFDKNWRRILANPKGDISGLLKKQDLFVSRAILLSYLEADKIVCHTLNSWDTDDEFKDNDFIDLAMFKGKELHWQSNITRLDSVSKPFLINALRFAKNANLIPVERVINYDGLVDWKNQLEDLSERLFYLKQIETVLDEKGLNAQASEQGVVPDSGNDEVNQETIIEEGPHITAFFDMDKTLINDFSAKKFMSTRLFSGKTTAKEYLTQFVTALAFAAGNRDFEVLTKMAALGVKGIAESAFIELGEQVFIDYLEETIYQESRELIAKHIAKGHKVVIISAATTYQIEPIAKALGIKDIYATEMELRNGKFTGRVSEMCWGEGKARAARKFAKKNNTDLSKSYFYTDSIEDYPLLKIVGNPVATNPDQKLSQVAFENNWPILRFEEPVGKPVVNGFRTALAAASIYPSALKGIIKGAITLSRQEAANTTFSSIGDLGSKMAGLEIAVKGKHNLEEIRPAVFCFNHQSAADFFIVMKLIRHDFTGIAKKELERTPVGPIFKALGAIYVDRANKEKAIEAMQPAVEALKSGISVAIAPEGTRSGSKTLGTFKKGAFHLAMQAGVPIIPIVIKNAYMAMPKGTSMFKPTHIEVVVLEPVDTSLWKLKNINKHIEDVRNLYLNELEN